One window of Chloroflexus aggregans DSM 9485 genomic DNA carries:
- the bchD gene encoding magnesium chelatase ATPase subunit D: MVQRVKELPTGPLPFTAIVGLEAARQALLLLAVDPLLTGVAIGAGAGTGKSALVRAFARMLAGGREFDPTLPCNLVEMPVGVSEDRLLGGIDIEATLALGERVHRSGLLARANGGLLYVDSVNLLDDSTINHILGALDSGVVRVEREGISVVEPARFVLLVTYDPAEGPPRRHLLDRLGLIVAPIGKAPVTTRAEVVRRNLQPHLDYEDDEALVLAGILAARELLPNVTITDDQIRQLSLTALALGIEGHRADMFAVRAARAAAALAGRDEVSNEDLELAVRLVMLPRATRLPEMTPAESQPPPPTPEPAPPPPSQQQEDDEQNNDDDQPPTPPDEELTVEDLILAAMETEVPPDILETPFTVRRRGRSGSRGTISGQRGRHIRSVPGNPAQGRLDVIATLRAAAPWQRLRASDHPPHQHRRGRIHLRAEDLHIKKYRSKAGTLFCFLVDASGSMALHRMRQAKGAVNSLLQQAYVHRDQVALLAFRGERADLLLPPSQSVELAKRALDVLPTGGGTPLAAALLAAYQISEQARARGIFRTTIVLITDGRPNVPLKADPTMDKNRRLEQARQEVQQLAGRLRAAGVGAVVIDTQRSFVSRGEAQQLAVWLGGRYVYLPNGRGDQIANAVIAASEEM; the protein is encoded by the coding sequence ATGGTACAAAGAGTGAAAGAACTACCGACAGGGCCACTTCCCTTCACGGCAATCGTCGGCCTCGAAGCAGCCCGACAGGCCCTGCTCCTGTTGGCAGTCGATCCGCTGCTGACCGGTGTCGCGATTGGTGCAGGAGCAGGTACCGGTAAAAGTGCGTTGGTGCGCGCCTTTGCCCGTATGCTGGCCGGTGGGCGTGAGTTTGACCCCACCTTACCCTGCAATTTGGTCGAGATGCCGGTCGGCGTAAGCGAAGACCGACTCTTGGGTGGAATTGACATCGAAGCAACTCTCGCGTTGGGCGAACGGGTCCATCGGAGTGGCCTCCTCGCGCGCGCCAACGGCGGCTTGTTGTACGTTGATAGCGTCAACTTGCTCGACGATAGCACGATCAACCACATTCTCGGTGCGTTGGATAGCGGCGTGGTGCGGGTCGAGCGAGAAGGAATATCCGTTGTGGAACCGGCCCGTTTTGTGCTGCTCGTCACATATGACCCGGCGGAGGGGCCTCCTCGTCGCCATTTGCTCGACCGCCTAGGGTTGATCGTAGCGCCGATCGGTAAAGCCCCGGTGACGACGCGGGCCGAGGTTGTGCGTCGCAACCTCCAACCCCACCTCGATTACGAAGATGATGAGGCGCTGGTGTTAGCCGGCATTCTGGCGGCACGTGAACTGTTACCCAACGTCACCATCACCGATGATCAGATTCGGCAATTGAGTCTGACAGCCCTAGCCCTAGGAATCGAAGGGCATCGGGCCGATATGTTCGCGGTGCGGGCAGCACGGGCAGCAGCCGCCCTGGCCGGACGTGATGAGGTGAGTAACGAAGACCTTGAGCTGGCCGTGCGGTTGGTGATGCTGCCGCGTGCTACACGGCTACCAGAAATGACACCGGCAGAATCTCAACCACCACCACCAACCCCAGAACCGGCCCCACCACCACCGAGTCAGCAACAAGAAGACGACGAGCAGAACAACGATGACGATCAACCACCGACGCCACCAGACGAAGAGTTGACGGTCGAGGATCTCATCCTGGCCGCAATGGAGACGGAAGTACCGCCGGACATCCTCGAAACGCCGTTTACCGTGCGCCGACGCGGGCGGAGTGGTTCACGTGGCACCATTTCCGGACAACGCGGTCGCCATATTCGCTCGGTACCGGGGAATCCGGCTCAAGGGCGGCTCGATGTGATTGCCACACTCCGTGCCGCCGCACCGTGGCAACGGCTACGAGCAAGTGACCATCCGCCACATCAGCATCGGCGTGGACGCATTCACTTGCGTGCCGAAGACTTACACATCAAGAAATACCGTTCTAAGGCGGGGACACTCTTCTGTTTTCTGGTTGATGCCAGCGGTTCAATGGCTCTGCACCGCATGCGACAGGCGAAAGGCGCCGTCAATTCCCTCTTGCAGCAAGCCTACGTTCACCGCGATCAGGTGGCGTTGCTGGCTTTCCGTGGTGAGCGGGCCGATCTGCTCCTTCCTCCATCACAAAGTGTCGAACTGGCCAAACGCGCCCTCGACGTGTTGCCAACCGGTGGAGGAACCCCGCTCGCAGCGGCGCTATTGGCGGCGTACCAGATCAGTGAGCAAGCACGGGCACGTGGTATTTTCCGCACTACCATCGTGCTGATCACCGATGGGCGACCGAATGTACCGCTTAAGGCCGATCCCACGATGGACAAAAATCGCCGGCTTGAGCAAGCTCGTCAAGAGGTACAGCAACTAGCCGGTCGGCTGCGCGCTGCCGGTGTCGGTGCTGTGGTCATTGATACCCAGCGCAGTTTCGTTTCACGGGGTGAAGCCCAGCAATTGGCGGTATGGCTCGGTGGGCGCTACGTATATCTGCCAAATGGACGAGGGGATCAGATTGCAAATGCCGTCATTGCGGCCAGCGAAGAGATGTAG
- the bchI gene encoding magnesium chelatase ATPase subunit I — translation MNNEHDQVVTTEEVSSNGQAPATNAPIPPYPFVAIVGQAELKLALLLCVVNPTIGGVMVMGHRGTAKSTSVRALAAMLPPIKAVAGCPYSCAPDRPAGLCDQCRAIPAQKGKSKKLSVINIPVPVVDLPLGATEDRVCGTLDIERALTQGVQAFAPGLLARANRGFLYIDEVNLLEDHLVDVLLDVAASGVNVVEREGVSIRHPARFVLVGSGNPEEGDLRPQLLDRFGLHARITTITDVNERVEIVKRRREYDADPFAFAEKWSKETQKLQRKIKQAQRRLPDVVLPDPVLYKIAELCVKLEIDGHRGELTLARAATALAALEGRNEVTIQDVRRIAVLALRHRLRKDPLETQDDTVRIERAVEEVLVP, via the coding sequence ATGAACAATGAACATGACCAGGTCGTCACCACAGAAGAAGTATCAAGCAATGGGCAAGCGCCCGCGACGAATGCTCCGATACCACCCTACCCGTTTGTTGCCATTGTTGGTCAAGCTGAATTGAAGTTAGCGCTGTTGCTTTGTGTGGTCAATCCGACAATCGGCGGCGTGATGGTTATGGGCCACCGTGGCACTGCCAAATCGACATCGGTGCGAGCACTGGCAGCAATGCTGCCGCCGATCAAGGCAGTGGCCGGCTGCCCGTATTCGTGTGCACCAGATCGGCCGGCCGGTCTGTGCGATCAGTGCCGGGCAATTCCTGCTCAGAAGGGTAAATCCAAGAAGCTGAGTGTGATCAATATTCCGGTGCCTGTCGTTGATTTACCACTCGGTGCAACAGAAGATCGAGTGTGTGGTACGCTCGATATTGAGCGTGCGCTGACGCAAGGAGTACAGGCGTTTGCTCCGGGCCTGCTGGCGCGCGCCAATCGTGGGTTTCTTTACATTGATGAAGTGAATTTGCTCGAAGACCATTTGGTTGATGTGTTACTTGATGTAGCCGCTTCGGGGGTGAATGTCGTGGAACGTGAAGGAGTGAGTATCCGCCACCCGGCACGCTTCGTGCTGGTAGGATCGGGCAACCCCGAAGAGGGTGATCTGCGACCACAATTACTCGACCGCTTTGGCCTCCATGCCCGCATCACGACGATCACCGATGTGAATGAGCGGGTCGAGATTGTCAAACGGCGCCGCGAATACGACGCCGATCCGTTTGCCTTTGCTGAGAAGTGGTCGAAAGAGACCCAGAAATTGCAGCGCAAGATTAAGCAGGCGCAACGTCGTTTGCCCGATGTCGTGTTACCCGATCCGGTACTCTACAAAATCGCCGAATTGTGCGTCAAGCTTGAAATTGATGGTCACCGTGGTGAGCTAACATTGGCCCGTGCCGCTACTGCTTTGGCTGCATTAGAAGGGCGTAACGAGGTGACGATACAGGATGTTCGCCGCATCGCAGTGCTCGCGTTGCGTCACCGTCTCCGCAAAGATCCGTTGGAGACCCAAGATGATACTGTCCGAATCGAGCGAGCCGTAGAAGAGGTGTTAGTGCCGTAA
- a CDS encoding DUF169 domain-containing protein, whose translation MMNETDTIPDLKELSRLLIERMRVKRRPVAITYCYDGPPPGYEPTNVVACAIVREAEQGRRVYIDAEHHDCWVGQYHLGFNPNPGPYITEGIYLTDAQGFYTPEAAACNKRQSYSLPAGMIQALAAAPLDDVPDGVPVDLMVCVVDPQRAMQIAGAASVRIGTFPVGELGASACASIFAAPWHTKNSVFAIGDGGGRMHNRLDPSEMFVSIPRSHLRYVVELIENFRIDPQKMREVIMPSYAAKLHSRERSEHYA comes from the coding sequence ATGATGAACGAAACCGATACGATCCCTGATCTGAAAGAGCTTAGCCGTCTCCTGATCGAGCGGATGCGGGTAAAACGCCGCCCGGTTGCGATTACTTACTGTTATGATGGACCACCACCGGGATACGAGCCGACCAACGTGGTCGCTTGTGCTATTGTGCGTGAGGCCGAACAGGGGCGACGAGTATACATCGATGCCGAGCACCACGATTGCTGGGTCGGTCAGTACCACCTTGGCTTCAACCCCAATCCGGGGCCGTACATTACCGAGGGCATCTATCTTACCGATGCGCAGGGCTTTTACACTCCGGAGGCAGCGGCTTGCAACAAACGACAAAGCTATTCGTTACCGGCCGGAATGATTCAAGCCTTGGCGGCGGCACCGCTCGATGATGTACCTGACGGTGTGCCGGTCGATCTGATGGTATGCGTGGTGGATCCCCAACGGGCAATGCAAATCGCCGGCGCTGCGAGTGTGCGGATTGGAACGTTTCCGGTCGGTGAGTTGGGTGCTAGTGCCTGCGCCTCGATTTTTGCAGCCCCATGGCACACGAAAAATTCAGTTTTTGCCATTGGCGACGGCGGCGGACGGATGCATAACCGGCTCGATCCGAGTGAGATGTTCGTTTCCATCCCGCGATCACATTTGCGCTACGTGGTAGAATTAATAGAGAACTTCCGCATTGATCCTCAGAAAATGCGTGAAGTGATTATGCCGTCGTATGCCGCAAAACTACACAGCCGCGAGAGGAGTGAACACTATGCCTAG
- a CDS encoding chlorophyllide a reductase iron protein subunit X: MPAHPKQKQTSTTARMLAVYGKGGMGKSFFTTNLVSKLALLGNRVLQLGCDPKHDSCNALFGGVSLPTLGDVWREFKEAGREDELAPHHVIFKTTIMDGAATVYGCEIGGPEVGRGCGGRGITFGFDMLEKFGLSQWALDFVVMDFLGDVVCGGFATPLSRSLAEEVIILCGNDRQSLYAANNIASAAKYFASMGGRTKLLGLVVNRDDGSGVAARFAEKINLPVLASIPLDRTVRELADACKLALQEPRFDVIFDRLARQIIDRTLPEVKMEEVQPLAYKEFLSVFGAEEPDIVPDGASAEELFGGQPQRKPAPVITLGLMERAVGDKPDMDAPTRMVVKRLLNELGMYVTEANHDPKKGMTLTVDGYTTICIGSADDLDSKIAILAALKRSGEQFRYVDLRRPASPFYR, translated from the coding sequence ATGCCTGCGCATCCCAAGCAGAAACAGACCAGTACGACCGCCCGGATGCTGGCCGTTTACGGCAAAGGCGGTATGGGAAAGTCGTTCTTTACTACCAATCTGGTCAGCAAATTGGCACTCTTGGGAAATAGGGTTCTCCAGCTCGGTTGCGATCCGAAACACGATAGCTGTAATGCTCTCTTCGGTGGAGTAAGCTTACCCACGCTTGGCGATGTCTGGCGTGAGTTTAAGGAAGCCGGGCGAGAAGATGAATTGGCTCCGCATCACGTCATCTTTAAGACAACCATTATGGACGGAGCAGCAACCGTCTACGGTTGTGAGATCGGTGGCCCTGAAGTTGGACGTGGTTGTGGTGGACGCGGCATCACGTTCGGCTTTGATATGCTCGAAAAATTCGGTCTGAGCCAATGGGCGCTCGACTTTGTCGTCATGGACTTTCTGGGCGATGTCGTGTGCGGTGGTTTTGCGACCCCCCTCTCACGTTCGCTGGCCGAAGAGGTCATTATTCTCTGTGGCAACGACCGCCAAAGCCTTTACGCAGCGAACAATATTGCCAGTGCGGCCAAGTACTTTGCCAGCATGGGTGGGCGGACGAAACTCCTCGGATTGGTCGTCAATCGTGACGATGGCAGTGGCGTAGCCGCTCGCTTTGCCGAGAAGATTAACTTACCGGTGTTGGCAAGCATTCCACTCGACCGCACCGTGCGTGAACTGGCCGACGCCTGTAAACTCGCCTTGCAAGAACCTCGCTTTGACGTGATTTTCGACCGCCTGGCCCGCCAGATCATTGACCGCACACTACCGGAAGTGAAGATGGAAGAAGTACAGCCACTCGCCTACAAAGAGTTTTTGAGTGTCTTTGGTGCAGAGGAGCCGGACATTGTACCCGATGGGGCGAGTGCCGAAGAATTGTTTGGTGGGCAACCACAGCGGAAACCGGCACCGGTGATTACACTGGGTCTGATGGAGCGTGCAGTGGGCGACAAACCCGACATGGATGCACCAACCCGAATGGTGGTCAAGCGCTTACTCAACGAACTCGGTATGTACGTTACGGAAGCCAACCACGATCCCAAGAAAGGAATGACGCTCACCGTTGACGGCTACACCACCATTTGCATAGGGAGCGCTGACGATCTCGATAGTAAGATTGCCATTCTGGCTGCGTTAAAGCGTTCGGGTGAGCAATTCCGTTATGTCGATTTACGGCGACCGGCAAGCCCATTTTATCGGTAA
- the bchC gene encoding chlorophyll synthesis pathway protein BchC translates to MPIKSRAVVIPKRNTIEIRTVQVNEPKSGDVLIKTAFTSISAGTERMLLDGRLPQPQLLFPVVPGYETVGQVVQVGSKAPKELLGQWVYIGGARCFRGVNAAWGGQSEYITAEHERVVPLGTIEPATGVLLALAATALHGVRIGQIRRTDRVLVLGQGIVGQLAARLAKYAGAQHVAVADRVAVRLQASQADQVIDVTRESLDEAIGESKVDVLIEATGSMGALSGALPLLANHGRVVLLGYYDHINIPYAPVFMREAQILVAREWEFGPDGDLPRVRDLLANGELKVDGLLTHYVPLDRIQAAYRLALEDPACLKVVVTWPQNGAAE, encoded by the coding sequence ATGCCGATCAAATCGCGTGCAGTAGTTATTCCCAAGCGGAACACCATCGAAATTCGAACGGTGCAGGTCAATGAGCCAAAATCGGGCGATGTGTTGATCAAGACGGCATTTACCTCGATTAGTGCCGGTACCGAACGCATGCTGCTCGATGGTCGCCTCCCTCAACCCCAATTGCTCTTCCCGGTCGTTCCCGGCTACGAGACCGTAGGGCAGGTTGTGCAGGTAGGCAGCAAAGCACCGAAAGAGTTGCTTGGCCAGTGGGTGTATATCGGCGGTGCGCGGTGCTTCCGGGGAGTGAACGCGGCGTGGGGTGGGCAGAGTGAATACATCACTGCCGAGCACGAGCGGGTGGTACCACTGGGAACGATAGAACCGGCTACCGGTGTCCTCCTGGCGCTGGCGGCTACTGCCTTGCACGGTGTGCGCATCGGCCAGATTCGACGCACCGACCGTGTGCTCGTGTTGGGGCAGGGGATTGTCGGCCAACTGGCGGCCCGGTTGGCCAAATACGCCGGCGCGCAACACGTTGCCGTCGCCGATCGGGTGGCGGTGCGATTGCAGGCCAGTCAAGCCGATCAGGTGATCGACGTGACCCGCGAGTCGCTTGATGAGGCCATTGGTGAATCGAAAGTGGATGTGCTGATCGAGGCGACCGGTTCGATGGGAGCCTTGTCGGGAGCATTGCCGTTGCTCGCAAACCATGGTCGGGTGGTGTTACTCGGTTACTACGATCATATCAATATTCCCTACGCACCGGTTTTTATGCGCGAAGCACAGATTCTGGTCGCGCGTGAGTGGGAGTTTGGCCCCGATGGTGACCTCCCGCGGGTACGTGACCTGCTGGCTAATGGTGAATTGAAGGTGGATGGTCTGCTTACCCATTATGTCCCGCTTGACCGGATCCAAGCTGCGTACCGCCTGGCGCTGGAAGATCCGGCCTGCCTCAAAGTGGTGGTCACGTGGCCGCAAAACGGGGCGGCTGAGTAA
- the bchF gene encoding 2-vinyl bacteriochlorophyllide hydratase produces the protein MYTPEQLERRNRSPWTKAQFILAPIQFIVFIISFALVIRYLATGEGYWIATISVWIKIALIWALTITGMLWEHDIYGKYFMAPEFFWEDLGNLIAIITHNAYFVAVWLHLDSRTVMWVMVFAYVTYLFNAGQFLWRGIRSAKERRLLEAQLRTQASGTAKAQ, from the coding sequence ATGTACACTCCCGAACAACTCGAACGACGAAATCGCTCACCATGGACGAAAGCTCAATTTATCTTGGCCCCTATTCAGTTTATCGTCTTTATCATCAGCTTTGCCCTGGTCATCCGGTATCTCGCTACCGGTGAGGGGTACTGGATCGCAACTATCAGTGTCTGGATCAAAATTGCCCTCATTTGGGCGCTGACCATCACCGGTATGTTGTGGGAACACGATATCTACGGCAAATATTTTATGGCGCCCGAATTCTTCTGGGAGGATTTGGGTAATCTGATCGCCATCATTACCCACAACGCCTATTTCGTGGCAGTGTGGCTCCACCTCGATAGCCGAACCGTCATGTGGGTGATGGTCTTTGCCTATGTCACCTACCTCTTCAATGCCGGTCAATTCCTCTGGCGCGGCATCCGCTCGGCCAAAGAGCGACGTCTGCTTGAGGCACAATTGCGCACTCAGGCATCAGGGACAGCAAAAGCGCAGTAA
- a CDS encoding class I SAM-dependent methyltransferase, translating to MALEISFDKIADVYDAQRAHPPAAATAIGQAIVAQTGIGAKVLEIGIGSGRIALPVAAAGARVIGIDVSTGMLTTARERAQQADVPLWLIRADAQALPFATAAFDAVLAVHVLHLLSDWRTALAEMVRVVKPGGFIIQGVDWRDPKSCVGLLRSQLRQAVMDLLPGSRPPGAGAAVHQHLAKLGVSVGEPIEAARWQRSISPTEVLAGMAARIDAETWALSDEVLQAAIERVQAWAEHQWADLNEPQVVEHRFLLTVGRVS from the coding sequence ATGGCATTAGAGATTTCATTTGACAAGATCGCCGATGTCTACGACGCCCAGCGTGCGCACCCACCGGCAGCAGCCACCGCAATTGGTCAAGCGATTGTTGCCCAAACCGGAATCGGGGCAAAGGTGTTAGAAATCGGGATTGGCAGTGGGCGCATTGCTCTACCGGTAGCGGCAGCCGGGGCGCGCGTGATCGGGATAGATGTTTCAACCGGGATGCTAACAACGGCGCGCGAACGTGCCCAACAGGCCGACGTGCCGTTATGGTTGATCCGAGCCGACGCACAAGCATTACCGTTTGCGACAGCGGCTTTCGATGCAGTCCTCGCCGTGCATGTCTTGCACTTGTTGTCCGATTGGCGGACGGCGCTCGCTGAGATGGTCCGCGTGGTCAAACCGGGTGGATTCATCATCCAAGGGGTTGACTGGCGTGACCCGAAATCATGTGTTGGCTTGTTACGCAGCCAACTACGACAGGCAGTGATGGATCTCTTACCCGGTTCGCGACCACCCGGAGCCGGAGCGGCGGTTCATCAGCATCTGGCAAAACTAGGCGTATCTGTTGGTGAACCAATTGAAGCCGCCCGTTGGCAACGCTCCATCAGCCCGACGGAAGTGCTGGCCGGTATGGCCGCCCGCATCGACGCCGAAACGTGGGCACTGAGCGATGAGGTATTGCAAGCCGCCATCGAACGAGTACAGGCATGGGCAGAACACCAATGGGCCGACCTCAACGAGCCGCAGGTCGTTGAACATCGGTTTCTCCTGACGGTAGGGCGTGTGTCATAG
- a CDS encoding BCD family MFS transporter codes for MGLLRFAVKTFRLSLMRVGAGWMFALLTFNFNRVTIADLGAMAVIVTTLIGLHHFISFFQVYWGRFTDRYPIFGLRRTPYVILSNIGAALIFMALPSIAIGLGERSLLATIEAFALIFLFGVLMAMNGSSSNALIAEVTTPKERGAVVAFIWATVIISGIVSAGVSRAIMPQYSPESMQFLYNLTPIIVTVTVLLGVLGLEKPISKEEHRKLLIAAPEKGEAGPIETWRVATSLMGRNPQVRGFFLFVLLAIFGIFLQDAILEPFGAEVFNMPQKDTAAFQQMWGAGALLGMLVIGILSSIFPISKKTIATVGGLGVAGGLAMLSISALTHQQGVIMPALMIMGLGIGLFDVGALAMMMEMTVEGQTGLYMGMWGMAQGLGNGFANVISGLGHTVMIEGGIVSPAIGYGLVFGLEALLMVTAIGILRGISVQEFKGLTRQDITTALAMDTAS; via the coding sequence ATGGGTCTGCTCCGTTTCGCCGTCAAGACCTTTCGCCTCTCGCTTATGCGGGTAGGCGCCGGATGGATGTTCGCCCTTCTTACTTTCAACTTCAATCGCGTGACCATTGCTGACCTCGGCGCAATGGCGGTAATCGTCACCACATTGATCGGACTACACCACTTCATCTCGTTCTTCCAAGTGTATTGGGGCCGCTTCACCGACCGCTATCCTATCTTCGGTCTCCGGCGCACCCCATACGTCATCTTGTCAAATATCGGCGCAGCGTTGATCTTCATGGCGCTTCCCAGTATTGCCATCGGTCTTGGTGAGCGTTCACTACTCGCAACAATTGAGGCATTTGCCTTGATCTTCCTGTTTGGTGTGCTGATGGCAATGAACGGCAGCTCGTCGAACGCTCTTATCGCCGAAGTGACGACCCCTAAGGAGCGCGGAGCAGTCGTCGCATTTATCTGGGCGACGGTCATTATCAGTGGGATTGTGTCGGCCGGTGTGTCACGGGCGATTATGCCCCAATACTCACCTGAATCCATGCAATTCCTCTACAACCTTACCCCGATTATCGTCACGGTGACCGTCCTACTGGGTGTACTTGGCCTCGAGAAGCCGATCTCGAAAGAGGAACACCGCAAATTGCTCATAGCAGCTCCAGAAAAGGGTGAGGCCGGCCCAATCGAGACGTGGCGGGTAGCGACGAGTCTGATGGGGCGCAACCCACAAGTGCGCGGATTTTTCCTCTTTGTACTGCTTGCGATTTTCGGTATCTTCCTTCAGGATGCCATTCTTGAGCCATTTGGTGCGGAAGTCTTCAATATGCCACAAAAAGACACCGCTGCCTTCCAACAGATGTGGGGCGCCGGCGCGTTGCTCGGCATGCTCGTGATTGGCATTTTGTCGAGCATCTTCCCCATTTCCAAGAAGACGATCGCGACGGTTGGCGGCTTGGGTGTCGCCGGCGGGTTGGCGATGTTGTCCATCTCGGCCCTGACCCACCAGCAGGGCGTGATTATGCCGGCACTGATGATTATGGGGCTTGGCATCGGCCTGTTCGACGTCGGCGCACTCGCTATGATGATGGAAATGACGGTTGAAGGTCAGACCGGCCTGTATATGGGGATGTGGGGCATGGCGCAGGGTCTTGGCAACGGCTTCGCGAACGTAATTAGCGGCTTGGGCCATACGGTGATGATCGAGGGCGGCATCGTATCGCCGGCGATTGGTTACGGGCTTGTCTTTGGCCTCGAAGCCTTACTGATGGTGACAGCCATCGGCATCTTGCGTGGCATCTCGGTGCAGGAGTTCAAGGGTCTTACCCGACAAGATATTACGACGGCATTGGCAATGGATACGGCCTCTTAA